In Poecilia reticulata strain Guanapo linkage group LG1, Guppy_female_1.0+MT, whole genome shotgun sequence, one genomic interval encodes:
- the serhl gene encoding serine hydrolase-like protein, with product MIQALKGVRHVTSGTMKQAVTELCVPVPWGEIRGKVWGPDHGRPVLCLHGWADNCGTFNKLLPLLPKDFRYFAVDLAGHGCSSHRPPGVLYAFPSYVMDVRRVVDALQLSKFSIIGHSMGGNIAGMFSALYPEMVDALVLLDSYGFLPTDPKEMPRVLRQGLDELIEFEKKVENKKTRVYTYEKAVERLLAGNPSLTEESAKILLERGLVKVEGGVLFSRDFRINLTNVVRISLEQSLGLQSSIQASVLVVLAENGFEKMFADSDQKKNISALLQAYRDRHNTVVQVPGDHHVHLNNPEVVAPLVSEFLQNKALSASAGSDDAHPPKL from the exons ATGATACAGGCTTTAAAAGGTGTCAGACACGTAACGTCCGGTACAATGAAGCAAGCAG TTACAGAGCTCTGCGTACCAGTCCCATGGGGGGAGATCAGAGGTAAAGTCTGGGGTCCTGATCACGGTCGCCCAGTTCTATGCCTGCATGGCTGGGCAGACAACTGTGGGACATTCAACAAGCTGCTCCCTCTTCTACCTAAAG ACTTCAGATACTTTGCAGTGGACCTGGCAGGTCACGGCTGCTCATCCCATCGCCCTCCTGGAGTTCTGTATGCCTTCCCCTCTTACGTGATGGACGTGCGTAGAGTTGTTGATG CTCTGCAATTGAGTAAATTCTCCATCATTGGCCACAGCATGG GTGGTAACATAGCTGGAATG TTCAGCGCTCTCTATCCAGAGATGGTGGACGCCTTGGTGCTGCTGGATTCCTACGGATTCTTACCCACAGATCCG aaagaAATGCCCAGAGTGCTACGACAGGGCCTGGATGAGTTGATAGAGTTTGAAAAGAAGGTAGAAAATAAGAAGACGAGGGTTTACACTTACGAAAAAGCCGTTGAGAG GCTTTTGGCTGGAAACCCAAGTTTGACTGAGGAGTCTGCAAAGATCCTCCTAGAGCGAGGCCTAGTTAAAGTTGAAGGAG GAGTTCTGTTCTCCAGAGACTTTCGGATCAACCTG acaAACGTAGTGCGGATCAGTCTGGAGCAGAGTCTGGGGCTGCAGTCAAGCATACAAGCCTCTGTCCTTGTTGTTCT AGCAGAAAATGgctttgagaaaatgtttgccGACTCTgatcagaagaaaaatatatcagCTCTTCTTCAGGCCTACAGGGACCGACAT aacACGGTGGTGCAGGTTCCAGGCGATCATCACGTCCACCTGAATAACCCTGAAGTGGTCGCACCGCTTGTGTCGGAGTTCCTGCAGAACAAAGCGCTCTCAGCATCAGCAGGCTCCGACGATGCTCATCCTCCTAAGTTATAG